A single genomic interval of Terriglobus albidus harbors:
- a CDS encoding fumarate reductase/succinate dehydrogenase flavoprotein subunit: MLETRIPSGPIEQKWDKCRFEMKLVNPANRRKHSIIVVGAGLAGAAAAATLGQQGYQVHCFSYHDTPRRAHSIAAQGGINAAKNYRNDGDSVFRLFKDTVKGGDFRAREANVHRLAEISVNIIDQCVAQGVPFAREYGGLLDNRSFGGVQVERTFYARGQTGQQLLLGAYQALEEQIAAGRVTMHIRTELLDVVLINGIARGIVTRDLVTGQVDCHAADVVVLATGGYSNVFYLSTNAKASNCTAIWRAHRRGALFGNPCFTQIHPTCIPLSSEQQSKLTLMSESLRNDGRVWVPKKKGETRSARDIPESERDYYLENRYPNFGNLVPRDVASRNAKEVCDEGRGVGPRGQGVYLDFADAIHRLGLETVREKYGNLFDIYQRITGEDAYTIPMRIYPAPHYTMGGLWVDYHLMSTIPGLFVSGEANFSDHGANRLGASALMQGLADGYFIIPSTVPDYIASTKLDPVDTSHPEFKATEAEVKDRINNLLTIRGKRSPDSFHKELGKIVWDNCGMARSDAGLRKALARIPELRDEFWQNLRIVGTGEELNQGLEKANRVSDFLELSELMCMDALQRTESCGGHFRVESQTADGEAKRNDEDFAYTAAWEWKGSGNTPVLHKEPLTFEYVPLSQRSYK, from the coding sequence ATGTTGGAAACAAGGATACCCTCGGGTCCAATCGAGCAGAAGTGGGACAAGTGCCGCTTTGAAATGAAGCTGGTCAATCCGGCGAATCGCCGCAAACACTCGATCATCGTAGTGGGTGCGGGGTTGGCAGGTGCCGCCGCCGCCGCCACTCTCGGCCAGCAAGGCTACCAGGTCCATTGCTTTTCCTATCACGACACCCCACGGCGCGCACACTCTATCGCAGCGCAGGGAGGAATCAATGCCGCCAAAAACTATCGCAATGACGGCGACAGCGTCTTCCGCCTCTTCAAGGACACTGTCAAGGGCGGTGATTTTCGCGCCCGCGAAGCCAATGTGCATCGCCTGGCGGAAATTAGTGTCAACATCATCGATCAATGCGTCGCGCAAGGCGTGCCGTTTGCAAGGGAGTACGGCGGACTTCTGGACAACCGATCTTTTGGCGGCGTGCAAGTCGAACGAACCTTTTACGCGCGAGGCCAGACAGGACAGCAACTCCTGCTCGGTGCCTATCAAGCCCTCGAAGAGCAGATCGCAGCCGGAAGAGTAACGATGCACATCCGGACTGAACTGCTCGATGTAGTCCTTATCAATGGCATCGCGCGCGGCATTGTGACGCGGGATCTGGTCACGGGCCAAGTCGATTGCCACGCTGCCGACGTGGTTGTGCTTGCAACGGGAGGATATTCCAATGTCTTCTATCTCTCCACTAACGCCAAGGCGTCGAACTGTACGGCAATCTGGCGGGCTCATCGCCGCGGCGCCCTTTTTGGGAACCCATGTTTCACCCAGATCCATCCGACGTGTATTCCATTGAGCAGCGAGCAACAGTCCAAGCTGACGCTAATGTCAGAGTCACTGCGGAATGACGGGCGCGTATGGGTGCCGAAGAAAAAGGGTGAAACCCGCAGCGCGAGAGATATTCCGGAAAGTGAGCGGGACTACTATCTCGAGAACCGCTACCCAAATTTTGGCAATCTCGTGCCGCGCGACGTCGCATCACGAAACGCGAAGGAAGTGTGCGATGAAGGTCGCGGCGTGGGACCGCGGGGGCAGGGTGTCTATCTGGATTTTGCGGATGCGATTCATCGGCTCGGGCTCGAAACAGTTCGTGAGAAGTATGGCAATCTGTTCGACATCTATCAAAGGATCACAGGAGAAGATGCGTACACGATCCCGATGCGGATCTATCCCGCTCCCCACTACACGATGGGCGGATTGTGGGTTGATTATCACTTGATGTCCACGATCCCCGGACTGTTCGTGAGCGGTGAGGCGAACTTCTCAGATCACGGCGCAAATCGGCTCGGCGCGAGCGCCCTGATGCAGGGCCTCGCAGATGGCTACTTTATCATCCCCAGCACGGTGCCGGATTACATTGCTTCCACCAAACTGGACCCTGTGGATACCTCCCATCCGGAGTTCAAGGCGACCGAAGCCGAGGTAAAAGATCGAATCAACAATCTACTTACGATTCGGGGGAAACGCAGCCCCGATTCGTTCCATAAAGAACTCGGCAAGATCGTCTGGGATAACTGTGGCATGGCCCGTTCTGATGCAGGGTTGCGCAAGGCGCTCGCTCGGATTCCTGAATTGCGGGACGAGTTCTGGCAGAACCTTCGTATCGTTGGTACCGGCGAAGAACTGAATCAGGGCCTAGAAAAGGCGAACCGTGTATCTGATTTCCTTGAACTCTCCGAACTCATGTGTATGGACGCGCTACAACGTACCGAATCGTGCGGAGGCCATTTCCGGGTGGAGAGTCAGACTGCCGATGGTGAGGCGAAACGCAACGATGAGGACTTTGCTTACACAGCGGCCTGGGAGTGGAAGGGTTCCGGCAATACTCCCGTCCTTCACAAGGAACCGCTTACTTTCGAGTACGTCCCGCTTTCGCAAAGGAGTTACAAGTAG
- the fumC gene encoding class II fumarate hydratase, which yields MDEEKIHALRRDETMSVTTTNEFRVEEDALGDVQVPAEHLWGAQTQRSHMNFPIGVERFRWGRTVVRALGILKKCAALANGELGQISSEKVDLITRAAQEVIDGRWDDEFPLVVFQTGSGTQTNMNANEVIANRAIQLAGGVLGSKKPIHPNDDVNHSQSSNDTFPTVMHIATVEAIESKLFPAVGRLRDVLDEKSQQYREVVMLGRTHLQDATPLTVGQLISGWVAQIDQALDGIRQVLPGIYPLAIGGTAVGTGLNADPRFGEVAARQISQETGKPFVSAPNKFAVLSAHDGVVTVSGALRTLAGALMKIGNDVRWYACGPRAGIGELKVPENEPGSSIMPGKINPTQCEALTMVAVQVFGNDHAVAFAGSQGNFQLNVYKPVMLHNVLTSIELLADTSRSFCDRCAVGIEPNEKRIKEHLDYSLMLVTALNPHIGYEKAAKISLTAYREDISLREAALKLGFLSAEQFDSWVRPEEMTHPLRGNS from the coding sequence GTGGATGAAGAAAAGATACATGCATTGAGGAGAGATGAAACCATGAGTGTGACAACCACTAACGAGTTCCGTGTTGAGGAGGACGCCTTAGGCGACGTCCAGGTTCCGGCTGAGCATCTGTGGGGTGCACAGACCCAGCGCTCTCACATGAACTTTCCAATTGGTGTCGAGCGCTTTCGCTGGGGCCGGACTGTAGTTCGAGCCCTTGGCATTCTGAAAAAATGCGCTGCCCTAGCCAACGGAGAGTTGGGCCAGATCTCCAGTGAAAAGGTCGACCTGATCACTCGTGCCGCGCAGGAAGTGATCGACGGCCGATGGGATGACGAATTTCCATTGGTTGTCTTCCAGACCGGCTCCGGTACACAGACCAACATGAACGCCAATGAGGTGATTGCCAATCGCGCGATTCAGCTTGCGGGTGGCGTCCTCGGCTCAAAAAAACCAATTCATCCCAACGATGATGTGAATCATAGTCAATCGTCGAATGACACCTTTCCCACAGTGATGCACATCGCGACAGTAGAGGCGATTGAGAGTAAGTTGTTTCCTGCTGTCGGCAGATTACGTGACGTACTCGACGAGAAATCGCAACAGTATCGCGAGGTGGTTATGCTGGGTCGTACGCACCTTCAGGATGCGACGCCGCTGACAGTGGGACAATTGATCTCCGGTTGGGTAGCGCAGATCGATCAGGCACTCGACGGCATTCGGCAGGTTCTCCCCGGCATTTACCCCTTAGCAATCGGGGGCACGGCAGTTGGCACGGGACTCAATGCTGATCCGCGCTTTGGAGAAGTAGCTGCTCGACAGATCTCTCAGGAAACCGGCAAGCCATTTGTCTCCGCTCCCAATAAATTTGCAGTACTCTCCGCACACGACGGCGTTGTGACTGTGAGCGGCGCGCTTCGCACGCTCGCTGGGGCGCTGATGAAAATCGGGAATGATGTCCGTTGGTATGCATGTGGTCCTCGCGCTGGAATCGGCGAACTTAAAGTTCCCGAAAACGAGCCGGGCTCCTCCATTATGCCGGGAAAGATCAATCCGACTCAGTGCGAAGCGCTCACGATGGTCGCCGTCCAGGTTTTTGGTAATGACCACGCTGTGGCGTTTGCAGGTTCGCAGGGCAATTTTCAGCTGAACGTATATAAACCGGTCATGCTGCACAACGTCCTGACGTCAATCGAACTCCTCGCCGATACCTCGCGATCGTTCTGCGATCGCTGCGCTGTTGGGATCGAGCCGAACGAGAAACGCATCAAGGAGCATCTGGACTACTCACTGATGCTGGTGACGGCCCTCAACCCGCACATCGGATATGAGAAGGCGGCGAAGATCTCACTGACCGCATATCGTGAGGATATTAGCTTGCGTGAGGCCGCTCTGAAACTCGGTTTCCTCAGTGCAGAACAGTTCGACTCATGGGTACGCCCGGAGGAGATGACTCATCCCCTGAGAGGAAATTCGTGA
- a CDS encoding ATP-binding domain-containing protein, with protein MDLMPFDAKLHRLASLEVSRKPPSAFGNIGALSEESGHSSFHSLSSNIESTGCLSVALDSGRTVAIDVQMMPHIDHGYAVTSHSSQGLTADRVLVDIDASGRSDLVNQRFAYVSISRGAYDAKIFTNDMGVINSCYGRQDPNSYVLHDGSRFRHEWDS; from the coding sequence TGGCATCATTGGAGGTATCCAGAAAGCCGCCATCCGCGTTCGGGAACATCGGCGCTTTGAGTGAGGAATCGGGACACTCCAGTTTCCATAGCTTAAGCTCGAATATCGAGTCAACCGGTTGTCTTTCTGTGGCCCTGGATAGCGGTCGAACAGTTGCGATTGATGTTCAGATGATGCCCCATATTGATCATGGATATGCGGTCACTTCTCATAGTTCTCAGGGCTTGACGGCCGATCGGGTGCTAGTGGACATCGACGCCTCCGGTCGCAGCGATCTGGTGAACCAGCGCTTCGCCTATGTCTCCATTTCACGGGGCGCTTATGATGCGAAGATTTTCACCAACGATATGGGCGTCATAAATAGTTGCTATGGTCGCCAAGATCCCAACTCTTATGTTCTTCACGACGGCTCTAGGTTTCGGCACGAGTGGGATAGCTAA
- a CDS encoding TolC family protein, producing the protein MLFTRRGPAQSAPVSSDRPWHSPAERNIEVGLRDTSDSRFTIDSAKTYSLPELIDMAEAHNPATRDSWERARAEAAALGVARSELFPVLAAVAVSQTSRQEVLFSDRFYGQVIQTFQVGLKLNYTLFDFGARAGRINAAKAQLLAANFVFNDTHRQVIYQVQQAYYRLLSSMGQEDAARASLSNAQAVQQAAEQRLAHGLATQPDVLEARSATAQADYDLQAILGAEEIARGDLATAVGASATRVIQVQSLDQIPSRESIGDTVDQAINRALEQRPDLMQQVAEIRSENARVQEARAAYYPALTLNVTPAIPSLYGLQVPYSWSHTADLVGELRFNLQWTVFDGGARKNRLAQAQADVHAAEARANVKRNQIADQVWTAYSNLNTAFRQRQSAVALLQASSQSYNAALQSYGYGVRNLLDVTAAQRTLAQARSADVLARTQVLTAFAELAFRTGDSIRVTGTPRP; encoded by the coding sequence ATGCTGTTCACCAGAAGGGGGCCGGCTCAGAGTGCACCCGTATCGAGTGATCGTCCGTGGCATTCACCTGCTGAACGCAACATCGAAGTAGGCCTTCGAGATACTTCTGATTCGAGATTCACTATTGATTCCGCAAAAACGTATTCGTTGCCGGAGCTCATTGATATGGCAGAAGCACACAACCCTGCCACTCGCGATTCATGGGAACGTGCCCGCGCTGAAGCCGCGGCCCTGGGCGTAGCACGCAGTGAGTTGTTTCCTGTCCTCGCAGCAGTTGCAGTTTCACAGACCAGCCGGCAGGAGGTTTTATTTAGCGATCGTTTCTACGGCCAGGTTATCCAGACCTTTCAGGTGGGATTGAAGCTCAATTACACCCTCTTTGACTTCGGGGCACGCGCGGGTCGAATTAACGCCGCGAAGGCGCAGCTCCTGGCTGCAAATTTCGTTTTCAACGATACTCATCGCCAAGTTATCTACCAGGTGCAGCAAGCCTACTACCGACTATTGAGTTCGATGGGGCAGGAGGATGCCGCACGGGCAAGTCTGTCAAATGCACAAGCAGTGCAACAAGCAGCCGAACAACGTTTGGCCCATGGCCTCGCTACTCAGCCAGATGTGCTCGAAGCGCGGAGCGCCACCGCCCAGGCTGACTATGATCTGCAAGCGATCCTTGGCGCTGAGGAGATTGCTCGGGGCGATCTCGCAACTGCAGTCGGGGCTTCCGCGACCAGGGTGATCCAGGTTCAATCGCTGGATCAAATTCCCAGTCGCGAGTCGATAGGCGATACGGTTGACCAAGCCATCAACCGGGCCCTCGAGCAACGTCCTGATCTTATGCAACAGGTGGCCGAGATCCGATCCGAAAATGCACGAGTCCAGGAAGCGCGTGCAGCCTATTACCCTGCATTGACTCTGAATGTTACCCCAGCCATCCCATCCCTCTACGGTTTGCAGGTCCCATATTCCTGGTCACACACTGCTGATCTGGTCGGCGAATTGCGCTTCAATCTTCAATGGACTGTCTTTGATGGAGGCGCGCGTAAGAACCGCCTGGCCCAAGCGCAAGCTGACGTTCACGCGGCAGAAGCGCGGGCGAACGTCAAGCGTAACCAGATCGCGGATCAGGTCTGGACGGCTTACTCGAATCTGAATACCGCTTTCCGGCAGCGCCAATCCGCAGTCGCACTGCTTCAGGCCTCTTCTCAGTCCTATAACGCCGCCCTGCAATCGTACGGCTATGGCGTTCGAAACTTGTTGGATGTTACCGCAGCTCAGCGTACTTTGGCACAAGCTCGATCTGCGGATGTCCTGGCACGCACACAAGTGCTGACGGCATTCGCAGAGTTGGCGTTCAGAACAGGAGATTCAATTCGCGTCACCGGGACACCCCGGCCATGA
- a CDS encoding YtcA family lipoprotein encodes MTGCGRAPSFDILGSFFPAWLVCLVVAILLTVVSRALLCRYVEIAWPVLVYPSLTAIFAFALWLAIFS; translated from the coding sequence ATGACGGGATGTGGAAGAGCTCCATCGTTCGACATCCTGGGTTCGTTCTTTCCCGCGTGGCTCGTCTGCCTAGTGGTGGCTATTTTGCTTACGGTCGTTTCGCGAGCGCTGTTGTGTCGTTATGTTGAGATCGCTTGGCCGGTTCTCGTATATCCGAGTCTCACGGCGATCTTTGCCTTCGCGCTGTGGCTCGCTATCTTCAGCTAA
- a CDS encoding succinate dehydrogenase/fumarate reductase iron-sulfur subunit: MNLKLRIWRQQSANASGSFVTYQVSDITPDMSFLEMLDVLNEDLINRQEPPVAFEHDCREGICGSCGFLVNGVAHGGQRGTTVCQLAMRFFEDGDTITLEPWRARAFPVIRDLIVNRSAFDRIIQSGGFITVPTGSAPDANAVLVPKEDADTAFDAAACIGCGACVAACPNAAAMLFTSAKVTHLNSLPQGEPQRDQRTLSMVATMRNELFGSCTNHGECEAVCPKQIPLEFIGKMNRDLIRAAWRRHREPLLMPSVVQQPFMEDSHEHSDKHADTQLPADAQK, translated from the coding sequence ATGAATCTCAAACTCAGGATTTGGCGGCAGCAAAGTGCAAACGCTTCGGGCAGCTTCGTCACCTATCAGGTCAGCGACATTACGCCTGATATGTCGTTCCTCGAAATGCTCGACGTGCTTAACGAGGACCTGATTAATCGGCAGGAACCTCCCGTTGCCTTCGAACATGATTGCCGCGAGGGTATCTGCGGCTCATGCGGATTCTTGGTCAACGGGGTGGCCCATGGCGGCCAGCGCGGCACAACCGTATGCCAACTCGCAATGCGCTTCTTTGAAGATGGCGACACCATAACGCTCGAGCCGTGGCGCGCGCGGGCCTTCCCGGTTATTCGCGATCTGATCGTGAATCGGTCAGCGTTCGACCGAATCATTCAGTCTGGAGGCTTCATCACTGTACCGACCGGAAGCGCGCCTGATGCCAATGCAGTCCTTGTTCCAAAAGAGGATGCGGACACTGCGTTCGATGCAGCCGCATGCATTGGGTGCGGAGCCTGCGTCGCTGCCTGCCCAAATGCAGCCGCCATGCTGTTCACGTCGGCCAAGGTCACTCATCTGAACTCCCTCCCACAGGGTGAGCCGCAGCGCGACCAGAGAACCCTCAGCATGGTCGCGACGATGAGAAATGAGCTATTCGGAAGCTGCACCAATCATGGGGAATGTGAAGCAGTATGTCCCAAACAGATACCTCTGGAGTTCATCGGGAAGATGAATCGCGACCTGATTCGTGCGGCCTGGCGCAGACACCGGGAGCCACTGTTGATGCCCAGCGTCGTGCAACAGCCATTTATGGAGGACTCTCACGAGCATTCTGATAAGCACGCCGATACACAACTTCCAGCGGATGCTCAGAAATAG
- a CDS encoding succinate dehydrogenase cytochrome b subunit — protein MSTNASSNPIVRPGGNVTTQNIATKQRAVAFWHTMIGKKIVMAVTGVVLIGFVIAHMLGNLKIFSGPDEINTYSRFLREIGTPELAYGELLWVVRIVLLICVALHITAAAQLTRMSQAARPVGYSVKREVETTFAARMMRWGGVLLVVFIIFHLLHLTAGVVGFQPGQFKHLAAYQNVVAAFTLWPVALFYVVAMGALCLHLYHGIWSMLQTLGWSTARNQRQLKIVARVIAIVVFVGFSSVPVSVWAGWFR, from the coding sequence ATGTCAACCAATGCAAGTTCGAATCCGATAGTTCGCCCGGGTGGCAATGTGACGACGCAAAACATTGCCACCAAACAACGTGCAGTGGCCTTCTGGCACACCATGATCGGGAAGAAGATAGTTATGGCGGTTACGGGAGTCGTACTTATTGGCTTCGTAATCGCCCACATGTTGGGCAATCTCAAAATATTTTCGGGTCCGGACGAGATCAACACATACTCACGATTCCTGAGGGAAATAGGTACACCCGAGCTTGCCTATGGAGAACTGCTCTGGGTGGTGAGAATTGTCTTACTTATTTGTGTGGCCCTTCATATCACGGCGGCAGCTCAGCTTACTCGTATGAGCCAGGCTGCGCGACCAGTTGGATACAGCGTCAAGCGCGAAGTCGAGACGACCTTCGCAGCACGCATGATGCGCTGGGGCGGGGTGCTGCTGGTTGTCTTCATCATCTTCCATCTTCTTCACCTGACGGCAGGTGTAGTTGGATTCCAGCCAGGTCAGTTCAAACATCTGGCGGCTTACCAGAACGTAGTGGCAGCTTTCACACTCTGGCCGGTTGCGCTCTTCTATGTCGTGGCAATGGGGGCGCTTTGCCTGCACCTCTATCACGGAATTTGGAGCATGCTGCAAACCCTTGGCTGGAGCACTGCCCGAAACCAAAGGCAACTGAAGATCGTTGCGCGAGTCATAGCGATCGTAGTGTTTGTTGGATTCAGCTCCGTCCCCGTTTCTGTATGGGCAGGCTGGTTTCGCTAA
- a CDS encoding biotin/lipoyl-binding protein, with protein sequence METNKNPRLRQLLGRGLSIVFVATAVVLGLVVLDHANQYPRTEDAEVFANFIGIAPQVDGPLIRLNVQDNQFVKKGELLYQIDERPYQYALETATSQQATLEGQIADEQRKIAALVSGVSVAQANIHSSEAAVANAEQGIARARAEWTYANNNLHRLEPLLTQQFVTVDEVDKARTSEAIQEEALKQAESRLALAKADLNSATAQHEQAMHAVTTLEPLINQRGARAAAGKKARYDLDNCRVYAPFDARVTNLTISEGAYAHVGEQMFTLIDARSWWAIGNFREGQLKRIAPGMKADVYVMSRPNLRFAGVVDSVGFGVTPDPDVIGHLQPGLPNVQRTLNWVHLASRFPVRVRVENPTPDLFRSGESAVITIRGN encoded by the coding sequence ATGGAGACAAATAAGAATCCGCGACTGCGCCAACTCCTGGGCCGCGGGCTCAGCATCGTCTTCGTGGCAACCGCCGTAGTCCTTGGGCTCGTCGTGCTCGACCATGCGAACCAATATCCGCGAACGGAGGACGCCGAAGTATTTGCCAATTTTATTGGGATAGCGCCACAAGTTGACGGCCCTCTCATTCGACTGAATGTGCAAGACAACCAATTCGTGAAAAAAGGTGAACTGCTTTACCAAATAGATGAACGCCCCTATCAATATGCTCTCGAAACCGCGACCTCTCAGCAGGCCACTCTGGAAGGGCAGATTGCGGACGAGCAACGGAAAATAGCGGCGTTGGTCAGCGGGGTTTCGGTCGCACAGGCGAACATCCACAGTTCGGAAGCTGCGGTGGCGAACGCTGAGCAGGGGATCGCCAGGGCACGCGCCGAGTGGACCTACGCGAACAACAATCTGCATCGTCTTGAGCCGCTGCTCACACAACAGTTCGTGACGGTGGACGAGGTGGATAAGGCCAGGACTTCCGAAGCCATACAAGAAGAAGCTCTAAAGCAGGCTGAGTCCCGGCTGGCGCTGGCTAAGGCAGATTTGAACTCAGCGACGGCACAACACGAACAAGCCATGCATGCTGTCACAACTCTTGAACCGTTAATCAACCAGCGTGGAGCAAGAGCAGCAGCGGGGAAGAAGGCCCGCTACGACTTGGACAACTGCCGCGTCTACGCGCCGTTCGATGCCCGTGTGACTAACCTCACAATTTCAGAGGGCGCCTATGCTCACGTCGGAGAGCAAATGTTCACGCTCATTGACGCCCGCAGCTGGTGGGCAATTGGCAATTTCCGGGAAGGCCAGCTCAAACGGATTGCGCCAGGAATGAAGGCTGATGTCTACGTAATGTCGAGGCCAAACCTGCGCTTTGCCGGAGTTGTGGATAGCGTCGGGTTTGGCGTTACCCCGGATCCTGATGTGATTGGCCATTTGCAACCCGGTCTACCGAATGTGCAGCGAACGCTGAACTGGGTGCATTTGGCGTCGCGATTCCCGGTTCGGGTACGCGTCGAGAATCCGACGCCCGACCTATTTCGAAGCGGCGAGTCAGCCGTGATCACAATTCGGGGCAATTGA
- a CDS encoding NAD-dependent malic enzyme, translated as MDLLNRQGLNKGTAFTEEERTEFGLQGLLPPHIETLDEQAVRAYEAFQRKDSDLERHIYLRALQDTNEVLFYRLIVDHIEEMIPLVYTPTVATAIEQFSHIYRRPRGLFIPYPLRDSIPQLLRNRPNKDVDVIVVTDGERILGIGDQGAGGLGISIGKLSLYTGIGGIRPERTLPIVLDVGTNNKERLNDPAYLGWRHERITGQAYFDFVDQFVQAVKQEFPEACLQWEDFATPHARPILQRYRDQLLTFNDDIQVTAAVVLGAVLGAVNVTGKSLGEQQIVMLGAGSTGIGVADGLRTAMISEGLSEEEARSRFWIVDKDGFLHSGRNDLSPEQRVYAQPEINVAGWPRSLNGHIGLADVIGKLRATILIGFSTVGGAFSEPIVREMARKVERPIIFPLSNPTSKSEATAEDLIRWTDGRALVASGSPFAPVTHNGRKIAIAQCNNVHIFPAMGLAVVASGARRVTDAMMQAAARALAANSPALKDPSASLLSPLKDSRRVARDIAIAVGIQAQNDGVAPKVTEDELRRRVLKTQWTPAYASFGIARNEE; from the coding sequence ATGGATCTCCTCAATCGGCAAGGTTTAAACAAAGGCACCGCATTCACTGAGGAGGAGCGTACAGAATTTGGACTGCAAGGGCTTCTCCCGCCACACATAGAAACCCTTGATGAGCAAGCCGTTCGAGCTTACGAGGCCTTCCAGAGAAAAGACAGCGACCTGGAGCGGCATATCTACCTACGAGCTCTCCAGGATACCAACGAGGTTCTCTTTTACAGGCTCATCGTCGACCACATCGAAGAAATGATACCGCTGGTTTACACGCCAACGGTTGCGACGGCGATTGAACAATTCAGCCACATCTATCGCCGGCCTCGCGGACTATTCATCCCCTACCCATTGCGCGACTCAATCCCGCAGCTTCTGCGGAATCGTCCGAATAAAGACGTCGATGTAATCGTAGTAACCGATGGCGAACGCATTCTGGGCATCGGTGATCAAGGCGCAGGCGGGCTTGGCATCTCTATTGGCAAGCTCTCGCTCTACACGGGCATTGGTGGTATTCGTCCGGAACGGACTTTACCGATCGTCTTGGATGTAGGCACTAATAATAAGGAGCGGTTGAACGATCCTGCGTACCTCGGCTGGCGTCATGAACGGATTACCGGCCAGGCGTATTTCGATTTCGTAGATCAGTTCGTTCAGGCGGTAAAGCAGGAGTTTCCTGAGGCATGCCTGCAGTGGGAAGACTTCGCAACCCCACATGCCCGGCCAATTCTCCAGCGTTATCGCGACCAGCTACTGACTTTCAACGATGACATCCAGGTAACAGCGGCGGTCGTTCTCGGAGCTGTTCTAGGTGCGGTCAACGTGACTGGAAAGAGTTTGGGCGAACAACAGATCGTCATGCTCGGGGCAGGTTCGACCGGAATCGGTGTCGCTGATGGCTTGCGAACGGCGATGATAAGTGAAGGACTAAGCGAAGAGGAGGCCCGCAGCCGCTTCTGGATCGTTGACAAAGATGGTTTCTTACATTCCGGGCGAAATGACCTGAGTCCGGAACAGCGTGTCTATGCCCAGCCTGAGATCAATGTTGCCGGATGGCCCCGGAGCCTAAACGGACACATCGGCCTGGCCGATGTGATCGGAAAACTTAGGGCAACAATCCTGATCGGTTTCTCCACGGTTGGTGGTGCTTTTTCTGAGCCAATTGTTCGCGAAATGGCGCGAAAGGTCGAGCGGCCTATTATCTTTCCTCTCTCGAATCCTACTTCAAAATCCGAAGCAACCGCAGAGGACCTTATTCGTTGGACCGATGGACGCGCCCTGGTCGCGTCGGGTTCTCCGTTTGCACCTGTCACCCACAACGGGCGGAAGATTGCTATCGCGCAATGCAACAACGTTCATATTTTCCCGGCAATGGGACTTGCCGTTGTCGCTTCCGGCGCTCGCCGGGTCACCGACGCAATGATGCAGGCCGCAGCTCGTGCGCTTGCCGCAAATTCGCCTGCCCTCAAAGATCCTTCCGCGTCCCTGCTTTCTCCCCTGAAAGATAGTAGGCGGGTCGCCAGGGATATTGCGATCGCGGTTGGCATTCAGGCGCAAAACGACGGCGTCGCTCCAAAGGTCACTGAGGACGAACTGCGAAGGCGCGTGCTGAAAACACAGTGGACGCCTGCTTACGCCTCGTTTGGAATAGCACGGAACGAAGAGTGA